In Chloroflexota bacterium, the genomic window CGTGGGCGGCCCCGGCGCGGGTGGCGATGGCAGGTAAGCCAAAGGCCATGCCTTCCAGATAGACAATCCCGAAGCCCTCGTAGGTGGATGGCACAACCAGAATATCGTGCTCGCTCAGATGTTGGGGCAGCTGAGCGGCATCCAGCGCAGGGATCAGGTTGATGGGAATTTTTTCGCCGAGTTTGGCGCTCAACGCCCGGATGTGACGGGCGTATCTCGGTTCGGGTTGCTGGCTGCCGATCAGCGTGATCTGCACATTGGGGGAATCCAGTGCGAGGCAGGCCTGCAAGAGCAGGTGGGGCTGTTTGCGGCGGGTGATACTCCCCAGGAAGAGAATCCGCAACGCGCCGCGCCGACCCACCCGGAGCCTGATCTGATCGTCGTTGAGCGTCATCTTCAGACGATCCCCGCCAGGGTAGGCGATCACATGGGGGGACAGAGACTCCACCAATTGCGTCACGCTCAACTTCGTCGTCTGACTGTTGAAAATGAATCCATCCACGCTTTGCAGATAATTCTGTTCCATCCGGCGGTAGAGCGGCATGAGCGCGGCGGGGTGTTGCTCGCAGGCGCGCAGGTGATGGACGAGGGCGATGATGGGATATTTGATCTTGCCGCGCAGATGTTGATTGACGCGCCACAGCGATGGATGGCAGAGTTCATCCTGAATGAGGACATCCACATCCAGGCGGCGCAGGCATTGATAGAGCGTGGGTGAGAAGTTGTCGCTCAGGTGGGCAGCGTAATTGCGCCACGGCAGCGAGACGATTTCGACGGAGTGGCCGCGGGCGCGTAAATCGTCTATCAGATAGCGGTCGTAGATATATCCGCCGCTGATGGTATCCAGGCTGCCGTAAATCAACAAGCCAATTTTCATCGCACCTAAATTTCCACGCGGTAGGAAGCCCAGGCGATTTCGTTCTCCCAGAGTTGGATTGTGATGGCATTCAGCGTATTGGCCTGGATGCGCCCGGCGAGGGTTTCGCACAGGATGCGCGAAAAATGCTCAATCGAGGGATTCAGCCCGGCGAAGGATGGCATTTCGTTGAGCGTCTGATCGCGGTATTCAGCAATCAGCGCATCGAGATTGGCTTCAATATCCACGATGTCAACCAGATAGCCGTGCGGATCGAGCGTGCGGCCATGCAGTTGCACTTCGATGAAATAGTGGTGGGAATGCAGGTCGTTCTCCGGCCCCCAATCCCCTCCGATGAGATAATGCTGGGCAATGAAATCACGTTTCACGGCTACGGTATACATAGGACTCCTTTTGTCTCACGCAAAGTTTCAAAGACACCAAACTTTCTCTTGGAATTTTTCTTTGCGTCTTCGCAGCTTTGCGTGAACTTTTGTATGAGACTCGACAGAAACCAAACACAATTTTTTTATGAGGAAGCCAAGAATCCATGAATTTTTCTTCCTGCATTCCGGGTTTCCTTATTACAGCTTTTCTACCTTACATCTGTACACAATTCTTCAAAAACGAAAAACGAATGTCGCGAATAGGCGAATGACACGAATTTTTCCTTTTTTTTCATTCGTGACATTCGCGTTAAAATTCAGTACTGAAACTTGTTTTCATCAATATTCAAAAATGACTTGAATGGCCTGCTGCGGATATTCATCGAGCAGACGGTAAGCATCGGCGGCTTCGCTGAGCGGGAATCGTTGGGTGATGAAGCGCGCCGGGCGGATTTCGGCCAACAATTGCAAGGCCGTCGCAAAACGGCGAGCTTTATCCCAGCGGCCCTGGAAGCGCGGCGCAATTGTGCTGACTTGGCTGGAGATGATCTGGATGCGATTGCGGTGAAAATCGCCGCCCAAATTGAGCGCGGTCCGCTTCTCGCCATACCACGAACCGGCCACGATGCGGCTATCGAATCCGGCCAGGGCAATGGCTGTGTTGAGCGCGTCCGGCGCGCCGCTGAGTTCGTAGATTAGATCGGCGTGGTGATGGAGGGCGGTTGGCAGTTCATCGGGGTGGAGGGCGTGCCCCCCCAGTGTGGCGGAGGCCTCCCGACGGTTGGCATAAAAATC contains:
- a CDS encoding 6-carboxytetrahydropterin synthase; this encodes MYTVAVKRDFIAQHYLIGGDWGPENDLHSHHYFIEVQLHGRTLDPHGYLVDIVDIEANLDALIAEYRDQTLNEMPSFAGLNPSIEHFSRILCETLAGRIQANTLNAITIQLWENEIAWASYRVEI
- a CDS encoding glycosyltransferase family 4 protein, with protein sequence MKIGLLIYGSLDTISGGYIYDRYLIDDLRARGHSVEIVSLPWRNYAAHLSDNFSPTLYQCLRRLDVDVLIQDELCHPSLWRVNQHLRGKIKYPIIALVHHLRACEQHPAALMPLYRRMEQNYLQSVDGFIFNSQTTKLSVTQLVESLSPHVIAYPGGDRLKMTLNDDQIRLRVGRRGALRILFLGSITRRKQPHLLLQACLALDSPNVQITLIGSQQPEPRYARHIRALSAKLGEKIPINLIPALDAAQLPQHLSEHDILVVPSTYEGFGIVYLEGMAFGLPAIATRAGAAHETIRHGENGYLIEPHGAGALAEYIQRLSEDRSRLLEMSLAARKHFDNGPTWAGMSAAINGFLERIILSGLRKAI